DNA from Actinoplanes sp. SE50/110:
CTGCCGGCGACCGTGACGGTGTCCGCGCCGATCCGGGCGTAGGAGACGCGGCGCGGGGCGACGTGCTCGCGCAGGCCCGGAATCTGTTCGACGGTCTTGGCCACCGCGTCGATCGCCCAGCTGGAGAAGTACACCTCGGACGCCGCCAGGAACCGGTCGCCGGGGTCGACCACGACGCCCGGCACCGTGCGGTCGATCCGGCCCCACCCGACCGGGCCGAAGAAGCCGATGGTGTCGTTCTTGACGCAGAACCGCTGCCAGTAGTGGGCGACGAGCTCCTCCCGCTGGCGCGGCATGCTGGTCCGCCCGGCCGCACTCGGCTGCCAGGCCAGGAAGGGGCGGATCCCGGTGCCGAGCACGGCCCGGTTCTGCCAGGCGACGGCGGCCTGGAAGGCCGGCAGCGCCGCGACCCGCTGCAGCTCCAGCGCGGTGGCGACCGCGGCCGCATCGTAGAGTCCGGTGAAGTCCGCCCACTCCGGGCCGGCCGGCGGCGCCTGGGCGGCCTTGTCGGCCGCGGCGGCGAGACCGGCGGGAGCCAGCCGCAGTACGCCGTCGGCCGGGAAACCGGGCCCGCGCAGCGCGAACTGGCTCCACAGCCGCCAGCCACCGGCCAGATGCACTTGGTCAGACATGTCCCAGCGTCCTTTCCGGAGCGGGCCGCAGGCGGGAGAGCGCGACCAGCACGTTGACGGCGGCGATCGTGGCGGTGCCGGCGACGGCGAGCAGGACCACGCCGATGCCGGCGCGGTCGGTCAGCACCCCGGCCAGCAGCAGGCCCAGCGGCCCGGCGAGGGTACTGATCGTGATCACCGTCTGGACCACGGCCGGCAGCACGCCGGCCGGTGCCCGGGTGCTCACGATCGCGGCGTAGGGGGCGTTCGAGACGGTCACCGCCGCCGACGACACGGCGACCGCCACCACCAGCGCGGCGGGCGGGGCGGGCCAGAGCAGGAACCACAGCGGCAGGGCGATCATCACCATGGCGGCGCGGGCCAGGCGCACCGGCTCCACCCGGGTGGACACCAGGTAGGTGACCAGCGAGCCGATCAGCGCGCCCGCACCGGAGCCGGCGACCAGCAGGCCCCCGGCCCGGGCGTCGTGACCGAACCGGGTGTACGCCAGCAGCGGCAGGCTCAACGCCAGCACCCGCAGCACCAGGCCGAACAGCACCGTCGAGAGCACCGCCTGGCCGAGGACCCGGTCGCTGCGCAGATAGCGCAGCCCCGCCCAGGTGCCGCGATCCCGGCCGGCCGCCGCGGCCCGGCCGGCGCCGCCCGGCACCAGGGTCAGCAGGAGCAGGAAGGAGACCGCGAACGAGGCGGCGTCGATCCACAGCACGTCGGCGGCGCCGGCCACGGCGATCAGCGTGCCCGCCACCGCGGGACCGCCCAGCGCCGCCGCGTTGTAGACGCCGTCCAGCACGCCGTAGGCCCGGGTCAGCGCGCCCGGCGAGGCACCGATCAGGTCCATCGCCAGCACCCGCTGGGCGGCCGCGTACGGGACGCCGCACACGCCGACCACCGCGACCAGGGTGAGCAGCAGCCCGAAGCTCAGCGCGCCGGCCGCGTGCAGGATCGGGACGGCGGCCACCAGCGGCGCCCGCAACGCGTCGCCCAGCAGCATGGTGCGCCGTGCGCCCAGCCGCTGCAGCACGCCGCCACCGGCGAAGCCGAGCAGCGCCAGCGGAAGCACCTGCACGGCGTAGACCACGCCGGTCCGGGCCGCCGAACCGGTCGTCTCCAGCACCAGCCAGGGCAGCGCCAGCATGGTCATCTGGGTGCCGAACGAGGAGATGCCGCCGGCGGTGTACATCGCGGCCCGCGCGCCGGCGCGGCTCACCGGGAGCACCATTCCAGCACCGCCCGGGCACTGTGGTACTTGTTCTCGGCCTGCTCGAAGGCGATGCTCTGCGGCCCGTCGAGCAACTCGGCGGTGACCTCCTCGCCACGGTGCGCGGGCAGGTCGTGCAGGAAGACGCCGGCGCCGGTGGCCGCCATCACCGCATCGTCGGCCTGGAACGGCGCGAACAGCTCGCGCCAGTTCGGCACCGGTTTGGTGGTGCCGGTGGTCTGCCATCGGGTGGTGTAGACGACGTCGACCTTCGGCAGGTCGGTCATGTCGTGGCGCTGGACGACCCGGGAGCCGGCGCGGTCCAGGAACGACCGGTCGACGCCGAAGCCCGGCGGCGTCCGCAGGTGCAGCTCGGTGCCGGGGAACCGGGACAGCGCCAGGCACAGCGCCGACGCGGTGTTGTTGCCCTCGCCGACGTAGAGCACGCGCAGTCCGTCGACGCCACCGAAGTGGCGGGTGAGCGTGGTCAGATCGGTCAGCGCCTGGGTCGGGTGCTCGCTGGCACTCATCGCGTTGATCACGGCCATCCGCCGCGACGCCGCGTACGCCCGCAGCTCGGCGTCCCCGCCGGCGGTGCGCACCACCAGCACGTCGAGCATCCGGGACAGCACCGCGCCGGTGTCGCCCGCGGTCTCGCCGGTGTTCTCCTGCAGATCCTGCGGCCCGTACGTGATGAGCCGCCCGCCGAGTCGCAGCGCCGCCGCCGAGAACGCGGTCCGGGTCCGGGTGGACGTGTTGCGGAACAGCACACCGACGATGTCGCCGTCGAGCGGGCGGCCGCCGCCCGCGGTGCCCGCGCTGTACTCCGCGCCGCGGCGCACGATCCAGCGCAGGTCCTCGTCGCTGAGGTCGTCGATCGAGATGAGGTGCCGTCGCGTGCGCATGTCTCCTCCTGGGTGCCGCGGGTGGTCTCACACCGTGCCGAGGGCGTCGCGCAGCACGTCCAGGCCGCGGTCGAGCCGGGGGATGTCGATGTTCAGCGGTGGCAGGATCTTGACGACCTCGTCGTGGCGGCCGCACAGTTCGACCAGCACGCCGTGGTCGAACGCGTACCGCTGGACGAGCGCGGCCCGCTCCGGACCGCCGCCGCCGCCGTCGCGGCCGAGGTCGATGCCGAGCGCCGTGCCGAGCCCGCGGACCGCGACGCCCGGATGCGTCCGCGCGATCTCCGCGCCGAACCGCTCCAGCCGCCGGGCCGCGGCCACCACGTCGGTGCGGAACTGGGTCTGCTGCCACAGTTCGCAGGCGGCGGTGGCGGCGACGAAGGCGAGCTGGTTGCCGCGGAAGGTCCCGGTGTGCTCGCCCGGCTCCCAGGCGTCGAGCTCCCGCCGGAACAGGGTCATCGACAGCGGGAGGCCGTAACCGCCGATGGCCTTGGAGACGGTGACGACGTCGGGCACGATCCCGGCCCGCTCGAAACAGAAGAACGTGCCGGTACGCCCGCAACCCGCCTGGATCTCGTCGAGGATGAGCAGCACACCGTACTTCTCGGTGACCGCGCGCAGCCGGCGCAACCAGTCCGGGGAGGCCGGATACATCCCACCCTCCATCTGCATCGGTTCGACGATGACCGCGGCCGGCCGGGCCACCCCCGACGACGGATCGTCGAGCAGGCGTTCGAGCAGCGCGACCCCGTCGAAGGCGCCGTGCGGTCCGTCCTCGTACGGGATGAAGGTGACGTCCTGCGCGGTGACGCCGCCGGCCCGGCGGGCCCGCAACCCGCCGGTGACGCCGAGCGAGCCGCGCGACATCCCGTGGTAGGCGCCGGTGAACGCGATCAGACCGGTGCGCCCGGTGGCCTTGCGGGCCAGCTTGAGCGCCGCCTCCACCGCGTCGGTGCCGGTCGGGCCGCAGAACTGCACCTTGTAGTCGAGGTCGCGGGGGCGCAGCACGAGCTCGGCGAAGGCCGACAGGAACTCCCGTTTGGCGACGGTGTGCATGTCCAGGCCGTGCATCAGCCCGTCGCCGGCCAGGTATCCGGTCACCCGGCTCTTGATGTACTCGTTGTTGTGGCCGTAGTTCATCGTGCCGGCGCCGCCGAAGAAGTCGATGAACATCCGGCCGTCCTCGGCGTAGAGCTCCGCGCCCTTCGCCCGGTGGAAGACCGCGGGGAACTTGCGACAGTAGATCCGGACGTCGGACTCGAGATCTTCGAAGACCGAGAAGTCGGATGCCCTCTTGACCTGCCGGGTGACGGGTGCGATCGCCATGAGGTTCCTCTGTTCTGCGTGAATCCCTGGAGCTGCGTGACGTCCTCCAGAGTCGCCAGCGGCCGGCGCCCGCGGCAGAGAAGAACAGGCACTCTCACCGTTCACAGCAGACCGACCCGCATGGCGTACGCGACGGCGTGCGCCCGGTTGCGCAGCCGGTACCGCTGGGTGATGTCGTGCACGATGCTGGTCACCGTGCGCGGCGAGTAGGACAGTGTCCGGGCGATGTCGCCGGTCTCCCGGCCGTCGGCGACCAGCCGCAGCACCGCCCGTTCCCGGTCGGTCAGCCCGGCGACCGCCGGGCCGCGCGCGCCCGTGTCCAGCAGATCGTCGAGCAGATCGGGCGGTACGGTGCAGTCGCCGCTCGCCGCGGCCAGCACGGCCCGGGTCAGCCGCGCCGCGCTCGCCTCCCGCCGGCGCAGCAGGCCGCGGGCCCCGGAGGCGATGGCGTGCAGGGCCTGCGGCTGCGCCACCTCCGTGGCGACCACCACCACCTCGGGCCGGTGCGGCGCCGCCCGGGTCAGCCGGACCAGGTCCAGCACCTGCTCGTCGACCTCGTCGACGATCACGATGGTGACCGCGGCGGGCACCCCCACGCCCACCACCGCCACGCCGGGACGATCGCTCAGCGCGCTGCGCGTGCCGGCTTCGAGCACAGGATCCAGCGCGATGACACTGACATTCACCGATTCACCCGTCATGCCGCCCAGCCAAGCGGGTGCGCGGTCGCGGGACAGGCGTAGGAACTACCCGGATTCGGTGGTTCAGATCAGCCCGGTCCGGATGCCGCGGGCCACCGCGTGCGCCCGGTTGTTCACATGCAGCCGGGCCATCAGGTCGTACACGGCGTTCTTCACGGTGTGCTCCGAGCAGGCCAGGTCCCGGGCGATGGCGGCGTTGCTCTGCCCCTCGGCGATCATCCGTAGCACCCGGGCCTGCTGCGGGGTCAGCGGCTCGGCCGACAGCTCCCGTGGTGCCGGCGCCGCGCCGGCGAGCAGCTTGACCATCGCCGGGTAGGGTATCCGCCGGTCACCCTGGCCGGCGGAATGCAGGGCCGCGGCCAGCCGGTCCGGAGTCACCCCGGCCCGCGGCAGCATCGCGCGCACCCCGGCCCGGAACCCGTGCCGCACCCCGGCGGCGTCGAGCGACTCCGCCACGACGAGCAGGCCGAACCGCTGCTTGCGGTACGTCTCCGGGCAGGCGTCGAGGGCCTCGGCGACGGTGGCCCCGC
Protein-coding regions in this window:
- a CDS encoding MFS transporter; translation: MSRAGARAAMYTAGGISSFGTQMTMLALPWLVLETTGSAARTGVVYAVQVLPLALLGFAGGGVLQRLGARRTMLLGDALRAPLVAAVPILHAAGALSFGLLLTLVAVVGVCGVPYAAAQRVLAMDLIGASPGALTRAYGVLDGVYNAAALGGPAVAGTLIAVAGAADVLWIDAASFAVSFLLLLTLVPGGAGRAAAAGRDRGTWAGLRYLRSDRVLGQAVLSTVLFGLVLRVLALSLPLLAYTRFGHDARAGGLLVAGSGAGALIGSLVTYLVSTRVEPVRLARAAMVMIALPLWFLLWPAPPAALVVAVAVSSAAVTVSNAPYAAIVSTRAPAGVLPAVVQTVITISTLAGPLGLLLAGVLTDRAGIGVVLLAVAGTATIAAVNVLVALSRLRPAPERTLGHV
- a CDS encoding LuxR C-terminal-related transcriptional regulator; the protein is MTGESVNVSVIALDPVLEAGTRSALSDRPGVAVVGVGVPAAVTIVIVDEVDEQVLDLVRLTRAAPHRPEVVVVATEVAQPQALHAIASGARGLLRRREASAARLTRAVLAAASGDCTVPPDLLDDLLDTGARGPAVAGLTDRERAVLRLVADGRETGDIARTLSYSPRTVTSIVHDITQRYRLRNRAHAVAYAMRVGLL
- a CDS encoding ornithine carbamoyltransferase, whose translation is MRTRRHLISIDDLSDEDLRWIVRRGAEYSAGTAGGGRPLDGDIVGVLFRNTSTRTRTAFSAAALRLGGRLITYGPQDLQENTGETAGDTGAVLSRMLDVLVVRTAGGDAELRAYAASRRMAVINAMSASEHPTQALTDLTTLTRHFGGVDGLRVLYVGEGNNTASALCLALSRFPGTELHLRTPPGFGVDRSFLDRAGSRVVQRHDMTDLPKVDVVYTTRWQTTGTTKPVPNWRELFAPFQADDAVMAATGAGVFLHDLPAHRGEEVTAELLDGPQSIAFEQAENKYHSARAVLEWCSR
- a CDS encoding response regulator transcription factor — protein: METLQAHLFGRDIDGLAALLVRAGVRVTPLRDEPQATVVVSGATVAEALDACPETYRKQRFGLLVVAESLDAAGVRHGFRAGVRAMLPRAGVTPDRLAAALHSAGQGDRRIPYPAMVKLLAGAAPAPRELSAEPLTPQQARVLRMIAEGQSNAAIARDLACSEHTVKNAVYDLMARLHVNNRAHAVARGIRTGLI
- a CDS encoding diaminobutyrate--2-oxoglutarate transaminase, with the translated sequence MAIAPVTRQVKRASDFSVFEDLESDVRIYCRKFPAVFHRAKGAELYAEDGRMFIDFFGGAGTMNYGHNNEYIKSRVTGYLAGDGLMHGLDMHTVAKREFLSAFAELVLRPRDLDYKVQFCGPTGTDAVEAALKLARKATGRTGLIAFTGAYHGMSRGSLGVTGGLRARRAGGVTAQDVTFIPYEDGPHGAFDGVALLERLLDDPSSGVARPAAVIVEPMQMEGGMYPASPDWLRRLRAVTEKYGVLLILDEIQAGCGRTGTFFCFERAGIVPDVVTVSKAIGGYGLPLSMTLFRRELDAWEPGEHTGTFRGNQLAFVAATAACELWQQTQFRTDVVAAARRLERFGAEIARTHPGVAVRGLGTALGIDLGRDGGGGGPERAALVQRYAFDHGVLVELCGRHDEVVKILPPLNIDIPRLDRGLDVLRDALGTV